From one Desmodus rotundus isolate HL8 chromosome X, HLdesRot8A.1, whole genome shotgun sequence genomic stretch:
- the LOC112321362 gene encoding nuclear RNA export factor 2 isoform X4 produces the protein MENTQEGTLGDWFKITIPYGIKYDNTWLMNSIKSHCSVPFTPVDFHYVQHRALFFVQGASAASALKDVSYKICDEENQKILIFVNTSAVPYSVCNKLKPKEMEQLKLTMRKRYDVSQKALDLHKLRFDPDLLDHDVIIILNQRKCMAATLHIIEKNFPELLSLNLRKNKLYQLDDLSEIMQMAPTVKNLNLSKNELKSAWELDKIRGLKLEELWLEGNPLCGTFPDQPTYVSAIRKCFPKLLRLDGQDLPPPTIIDIVHMDIIKPCKESYKGSETLKNLVFQFLLQYYLMYDSGDRQSLLSAYHDEACFSLTTTFHPNNPDQCSLFEYFKNNRNMKKVKDPDLRVQLLKHTKHDIVCSLCVLPKTQHDLISCVVDLCVQTEMMLCFSVSGVFKEVEEKSQGSVHAFTRTFILSSDSNSSAYTHLQLSAYPLCGAAGNGAGFLHPVWDKPPMVSEVPSGE, from the exons ATGGAGAACACACAAGAAGGAACCCTGGGGGACTGGTTCAAGATCACA ATCCCTTATGGGATAAAGTATGACAACACATGGCTAATGAATTCAATCAAGAGTCATTGCAGTGTCCCCTTCACTCCAGTGGAC TTCCACTATGTTCAACACCGGGCCCTGTTCTTTGTCCAGGGTGCCAGTGCTGCCTCTGCATTGAAGGATGTCAGCTATAAGATTTGTGATGAGGAAAACCAAAAG atACTTATCTTTGTCAATACTTCTGCTGTACCCTACTCTGTGTGCAATAAGTTGAAGCCAAAAGAAATGGAGCAGTTAAAG CTGACCATGAGAAAACGATATGATGTCTCCCAGAAAGCTCTTGACCTTCATAAGCTCCGCTTTGACCCAG ACTTACTGGACCATGATGTTATTATAATCCTGAATCAAAGAAAGTGCATGGCTGCCACCCTGCATATCATCGAAAAGAATTTCCCTGAG CTCTTGTCCCTCAACTTGCGTAAGAACAAACTGTACCAGCTGGATGACCTATCAGAAATTATGCAGATGGCCCCCACAGTTAAGAACCTGAACCTTTCAAAAAATGAG CTGAAGTCAGCCTGGGAGTTGGACAAGATCAGAGGCCTAAAGCTTGAAGAGCTGTGGCTGGAAGGGAACCCTCTATGTGGCACCTTCCCAGACCAGCCCACCTATGTAAG TGCTATCAGGAAATGTTTCCCCAAGTTGTTACGCTTG GATGGCCAGGATTTACCCCCACCAACTATAATTGACATTGTACACATGGATATAATAAAACCCTGTAAG GAAAGCTATAAAGGATCTGAGACGCTGAAGAATCTAGTCTTTCAATTCCTGCTTCA gtaTTACTTGATGTATGATTCTGGAGACCGACAGAGTCTCCTTAGTGCTTATCATGATGAGGCCTGCTTCTCCCTGACCACTACTTTCCACCCAAACAATCCAGACCA ATGTAGCTTGTTTGAGTACTTCAAGAATAACAGGAATATGAAGAAAGTCAAGGATCCTG ACCTGAGGGTTCAGCTGCTGAAACATACAAAGCATGACATTGTGTGCTCCCTTTGTGTGTTGCCCAAAACTCAGCATGACCTCATCTCCTGTGTGGTAGACCTGTGCGTCCAGACT GAAATGatgctttgtttttctgtcagTGGGGTTTTCAAGGAAG tggaagaaaaatctcaagggTCTGTCCATGCCTTCACCCGGACCTTCATCTTGTCTTCTGACAGCAATTCCAG TGCCTACACCCACCTTCAGCTCTCTGCCTATCCTCTCTGCGGAGCAGCAGGAAATGGTGCAGGTTTTCTCCACCCAGTCTGGGATAAGCCTCCAATGGTCTCAGAA
- the LOC112321362 gene encoding nuclear RNA export factor 2 isoform X3 — translation MENTQEGTLGDWFKITGASAASALKDVSYKICDEENQKILIFVNTSAVPYSVCNKLKPKEMEQLKLTMRKRYDVSQKALDLHKLRFDPDLLDHDVIIILNQRKCMAATLHIIEKNFPELLSLNLRKNKLYQLDDLSEIMQMAPTVKNLNLSKNELKSAWELDKIRGLKLEELWLEGNPLCGTFPDQPTYVSAIRKCFPKLLRLDGQDLPPPTIIDIVHMDIIKPCKESYKGSETLKNLVFQFLLQYYLMYDSGDRQSLLSAYHDEACFSLTTTFHPNNPDQCSLFEYFKNNRNMKKVKDPDLRVQLLKHTKHDIVCSLCVLPKTQHDLISCVVDLCVQTEMMLCFSVSGVFKEVEEKSQGSVHAFTRTFILSSDSNSSLCIVNDMLTVVTKETQSEFSVPVPTPTFSSLPILSAEQQEMVQVFSTQSGISLQWSQKCLQENEWNYTRAAQVFTMLKIKGEIPEEAFKQIP, via the exons ATGGAGAACACACAAGAAGGAACCCTGGGGGACTGGTTCAAGATCACA GGTGCCAGTGCTGCCTCTGCATTGAAGGATGTCAGCTATAAGATTTGTGATGAGGAAAACCAAAAG atACTTATCTTTGTCAATACTTCTGCTGTACCCTACTCTGTGTGCAATAAGTTGAAGCCAAAAGAAATGGAGCAGTTAAAG CTGACCATGAGAAAACGATATGATGTCTCCCAGAAAGCTCTTGACCTTCATAAGCTCCGCTTTGACCCAG ACTTACTGGACCATGATGTTATTATAATCCTGAATCAAAGAAAGTGCATGGCTGCCACCCTGCATATCATCGAAAAGAATTTCCCTGAG CTCTTGTCCCTCAACTTGCGTAAGAACAAACTGTACCAGCTGGATGACCTATCAGAAATTATGCAGATGGCCCCCACAGTTAAGAACCTGAACCTTTCAAAAAATGAG CTGAAGTCAGCCTGGGAGTTGGACAAGATCAGAGGCCTAAAGCTTGAAGAGCTGTGGCTGGAAGGGAACCCTCTATGTGGCACCTTCCCAGACCAGCCCACCTATGTAAG TGCTATCAGGAAATGTTTCCCCAAGTTGTTACGCTTG GATGGCCAGGATTTACCCCCACCAACTATAATTGACATTGTACACATGGATATAATAAAACCCTGTAAG GAAAGCTATAAAGGATCTGAGACGCTGAAGAATCTAGTCTTTCAATTCCTGCTTCA gtaTTACTTGATGTATGATTCTGGAGACCGACAGAGTCTCCTTAGTGCTTATCATGATGAGGCCTGCTTCTCCCTGACCACTACTTTCCACCCAAACAATCCAGACCA ATGTAGCTTGTTTGAGTACTTCAAGAATAACAGGAATATGAAGAAAGTCAAGGATCCTG ACCTGAGGGTTCAGCTGCTGAAACATACAAAGCATGACATTGTGTGCTCCCTTTGTGTGTTGCCCAAAACTCAGCATGACCTCATCTCCTGTGTGGTAGACCTGTGCGTCCAGACT GAAATGatgctttgtttttctgtcagTGGGGTTTTCAAGGAAG tggaagaaaaatctcaagggTCTGTCCATGCCTTCACCCGGACCTTCATCTTGTCTTCTGACAGCAATTCCAG TCTGTGCATTGTGAATGATATGTTAACTGTGGTGACAAAAGAAACCCAGAGTGAGTTCTCCGTTCCAGTGCCTACACCCACCTTCAGCTCTCTGCCTATCCTCTCTGCGGAGCAGCAGGAAATGGTGCAGGTTTTCTCCACCCAGTCTGGGATAAGCCTCCAATGGTCTCAGAA
- the LOC112321362 gene encoding nuclear RNA export factor 2 isoform X2 — MENTQEGTLGDWFKITFHYVQHRALFFVQGASAASALKDVSYKICDEENQKILIFVNTSAVPYSVCNKLKPKEMEQLKLTMRKRYDVSQKALDLHKLRFDPDLLDHDVIIILNQRKCMAATLHIIEKNFPELLSLNLRKNKLYQLDDLSEIMQMAPTVKNLNLSKNELKSAWELDKIRGLKLEELWLEGNPLCGTFPDQPTYVSAIRKCFPKLLRLDGQDLPPPTIIDIVHMDIIKPCKESYKGSETLKNLVFQFLLQYYLMYDSGDRQSLLSAYHDEACFSLTTTFHPNNPDQCSLFEYFKNNRNMKKVKDPDLRVQLLKHTKHDIVCSLCVLPKTQHDLISCVVDLCVQTEMMLCFSVSGVFKEVEEKSQGSVHAFTRTFILSSDSNSSLCIVNDMLTVVTKETQSEFSVPVPTPTFSSLPILSAEQQEMVQVFSTQSGISLQWSQKCLQENEWNYTRAAQVFTMLKIKGEIPEEAFKQIP, encoded by the exons ATGGAGAACACACAAGAAGGAACCCTGGGGGACTGGTTCAAGATCACA TTCCACTATGTTCAACACCGGGCCCTGTTCTTTGTCCAGGGTGCCAGTGCTGCCTCTGCATTGAAGGATGTCAGCTATAAGATTTGTGATGAGGAAAACCAAAAG atACTTATCTTTGTCAATACTTCTGCTGTACCCTACTCTGTGTGCAATAAGTTGAAGCCAAAAGAAATGGAGCAGTTAAAG CTGACCATGAGAAAACGATATGATGTCTCCCAGAAAGCTCTTGACCTTCATAAGCTCCGCTTTGACCCAG ACTTACTGGACCATGATGTTATTATAATCCTGAATCAAAGAAAGTGCATGGCTGCCACCCTGCATATCATCGAAAAGAATTTCCCTGAG CTCTTGTCCCTCAACTTGCGTAAGAACAAACTGTACCAGCTGGATGACCTATCAGAAATTATGCAGATGGCCCCCACAGTTAAGAACCTGAACCTTTCAAAAAATGAG CTGAAGTCAGCCTGGGAGTTGGACAAGATCAGAGGCCTAAAGCTTGAAGAGCTGTGGCTGGAAGGGAACCCTCTATGTGGCACCTTCCCAGACCAGCCCACCTATGTAAG TGCTATCAGGAAATGTTTCCCCAAGTTGTTACGCTTG GATGGCCAGGATTTACCCCCACCAACTATAATTGACATTGTACACATGGATATAATAAAACCCTGTAAG GAAAGCTATAAAGGATCTGAGACGCTGAAGAATCTAGTCTTTCAATTCCTGCTTCA gtaTTACTTGATGTATGATTCTGGAGACCGACAGAGTCTCCTTAGTGCTTATCATGATGAGGCCTGCTTCTCCCTGACCACTACTTTCCACCCAAACAATCCAGACCA ATGTAGCTTGTTTGAGTACTTCAAGAATAACAGGAATATGAAGAAAGTCAAGGATCCTG ACCTGAGGGTTCAGCTGCTGAAACATACAAAGCATGACATTGTGTGCTCCCTTTGTGTGTTGCCCAAAACTCAGCATGACCTCATCTCCTGTGTGGTAGACCTGTGCGTCCAGACT GAAATGatgctttgtttttctgtcagTGGGGTTTTCAAGGAAG tggaagaaaaatctcaagggTCTGTCCATGCCTTCACCCGGACCTTCATCTTGTCTTCTGACAGCAATTCCAG TCTGTGCATTGTGAATGATATGTTAACTGTGGTGACAAAAGAAACCCAGAGTGAGTTCTCCGTTCCAGTGCCTACACCCACCTTCAGCTCTCTGCCTATCCTCTCTGCGGAGCAGCAGGAAATGGTGCAGGTTTTCTCCACCCAGTCTGGGATAAGCCTCCAATGGTCTCAGAA
- the LOC112321362 gene encoding nuclear RNA export factor 2 isoform X1, giving the protein MENTQEGTLGDWFKITIPYGIKYDNTWLMNSIKSHCSVPFTPVDFHYVQHRALFFVQGASAASALKDVSYKICDEENQKILIFVNTSAVPYSVCNKLKPKEMEQLKLTMRKRYDVSQKALDLHKLRFDPDLLDHDVIIILNQRKCMAATLHIIEKNFPELLSLNLRKNKLYQLDDLSEIMQMAPTVKNLNLSKNELKSAWELDKIRGLKLEELWLEGNPLCGTFPDQPTYVSAIRKCFPKLLRLDGQDLPPPTIIDIVHMDIIKPCKESYKGSETLKNLVFQFLLQYYLMYDSGDRQSLLSAYHDEACFSLTTTFHPNNPDQCSLFEYFKNNRNMKKVKDPDLRVQLLKHTKHDIVCSLCVLPKTQHDLISCVVDLCVQTEMMLCFSVSGVFKEVEEKSQGSVHAFTRTFILSSDSNSSLCIVNDMLTVVTKETQSEFSVPVPTPTFSSLPILSAEQQEMVQVFSTQSGISLQWSQKCLQENEWNYTRAAQVFTMLKIKGEIPEEAFKQIP; this is encoded by the exons ATGGAGAACACACAAGAAGGAACCCTGGGGGACTGGTTCAAGATCACA ATCCCTTATGGGATAAAGTATGACAACACATGGCTAATGAATTCAATCAAGAGTCATTGCAGTGTCCCCTTCACTCCAGTGGAC TTCCACTATGTTCAACACCGGGCCCTGTTCTTTGTCCAGGGTGCCAGTGCTGCCTCTGCATTGAAGGATGTCAGCTATAAGATTTGTGATGAGGAAAACCAAAAG atACTTATCTTTGTCAATACTTCTGCTGTACCCTACTCTGTGTGCAATAAGTTGAAGCCAAAAGAAATGGAGCAGTTAAAG CTGACCATGAGAAAACGATATGATGTCTCCCAGAAAGCTCTTGACCTTCATAAGCTCCGCTTTGACCCAG ACTTACTGGACCATGATGTTATTATAATCCTGAATCAAAGAAAGTGCATGGCTGCCACCCTGCATATCATCGAAAAGAATTTCCCTGAG CTCTTGTCCCTCAACTTGCGTAAGAACAAACTGTACCAGCTGGATGACCTATCAGAAATTATGCAGATGGCCCCCACAGTTAAGAACCTGAACCTTTCAAAAAATGAG CTGAAGTCAGCCTGGGAGTTGGACAAGATCAGAGGCCTAAAGCTTGAAGAGCTGTGGCTGGAAGGGAACCCTCTATGTGGCACCTTCCCAGACCAGCCCACCTATGTAAG TGCTATCAGGAAATGTTTCCCCAAGTTGTTACGCTTG GATGGCCAGGATTTACCCCCACCAACTATAATTGACATTGTACACATGGATATAATAAAACCCTGTAAG GAAAGCTATAAAGGATCTGAGACGCTGAAGAATCTAGTCTTTCAATTCCTGCTTCA gtaTTACTTGATGTATGATTCTGGAGACCGACAGAGTCTCCTTAGTGCTTATCATGATGAGGCCTGCTTCTCCCTGACCACTACTTTCCACCCAAACAATCCAGACCA ATGTAGCTTGTTTGAGTACTTCAAGAATAACAGGAATATGAAGAAAGTCAAGGATCCTG ACCTGAGGGTTCAGCTGCTGAAACATACAAAGCATGACATTGTGTGCTCCCTTTGTGTGTTGCCCAAAACTCAGCATGACCTCATCTCCTGTGTGGTAGACCTGTGCGTCCAGACT GAAATGatgctttgtttttctgtcagTGGGGTTTTCAAGGAAG tggaagaaaaatctcaagggTCTGTCCATGCCTTCACCCGGACCTTCATCTTGTCTTCTGACAGCAATTCCAG TCTGTGCATTGTGAATGATATGTTAACTGTGGTGACAAAAGAAACCCAGAGTGAGTTCTCCGTTCCAGTGCCTACACCCACCTTCAGCTCTCTGCCTATCCTCTCTGCGGAGCAGCAGGAAATGGTGCAGGTTTTCTCCACCCAGTCTGGGATAAGCCTCCAATGGTCTCAGAA
- the LOC112321362 gene encoding nuclear RNA export factor 2 isoform X5 yields MENTQEGTLGDWFKITIPYGIKYDNTWLMNSIKSHCSVPFTPVDFHYVQHRALFFVQGASAASALKDVSYKICDEENQKILIFVNTSAVPYSVCNKLKPKEMEQLKLTMRKRYDVSQKALDLHKLRFDPDLLDHDVIIILNQRKCMAATLHIIEKNFPELLSLNLRKNKLYQLDDLSEIMQMAPTVKNLNLSKNELKSAWELDKIRGLKLEELWLEGNPLCGTFPDQPTYVSAIRKCFPKLLRLDGQDLPPPTIIDIVHMDIIKPCKESYKGSETLKNLVFQFLLQYYLMYDSGDRQSLLSAYHDEACFSLTTTFHPNNPDQCSLFEYFKNNRNMKKVKDPDLRVQLLKHTKHDIVCSLCVLPKTQHDLISCVVDLCVQTEMMLCFSVSGVFKEGAFRRMSGTIPELLRSSLCSR; encoded by the exons ATGGAGAACACACAAGAAGGAACCCTGGGGGACTGGTTCAAGATCACA ATCCCTTATGGGATAAAGTATGACAACACATGGCTAATGAATTCAATCAAGAGTCATTGCAGTGTCCCCTTCACTCCAGTGGAC TTCCACTATGTTCAACACCGGGCCCTGTTCTTTGTCCAGGGTGCCAGTGCTGCCTCTGCATTGAAGGATGTCAGCTATAAGATTTGTGATGAGGAAAACCAAAAG atACTTATCTTTGTCAATACTTCTGCTGTACCCTACTCTGTGTGCAATAAGTTGAAGCCAAAAGAAATGGAGCAGTTAAAG CTGACCATGAGAAAACGATATGATGTCTCCCAGAAAGCTCTTGACCTTCATAAGCTCCGCTTTGACCCAG ACTTACTGGACCATGATGTTATTATAATCCTGAATCAAAGAAAGTGCATGGCTGCCACCCTGCATATCATCGAAAAGAATTTCCCTGAG CTCTTGTCCCTCAACTTGCGTAAGAACAAACTGTACCAGCTGGATGACCTATCAGAAATTATGCAGATGGCCCCCACAGTTAAGAACCTGAACCTTTCAAAAAATGAG CTGAAGTCAGCCTGGGAGTTGGACAAGATCAGAGGCCTAAAGCTTGAAGAGCTGTGGCTGGAAGGGAACCCTCTATGTGGCACCTTCCCAGACCAGCCCACCTATGTAAG TGCTATCAGGAAATGTTTCCCCAAGTTGTTACGCTTG GATGGCCAGGATTTACCCCCACCAACTATAATTGACATTGTACACATGGATATAATAAAACCCTGTAAG GAAAGCTATAAAGGATCTGAGACGCTGAAGAATCTAGTCTTTCAATTCCTGCTTCA gtaTTACTTGATGTATGATTCTGGAGACCGACAGAGTCTCCTTAGTGCTTATCATGATGAGGCCTGCTTCTCCCTGACCACTACTTTCCACCCAAACAATCCAGACCA ATGTAGCTTGTTTGAGTACTTCAAGAATAACAGGAATATGAAGAAAGTCAAGGATCCTG ACCTGAGGGTTCAGCTGCTGAAACATACAAAGCATGACATTGTGTGCTCCCTTTGTGTGTTGCCCAAAACTCAGCATGACCTCATCTCCTGTGTGGTAGACCTGTGCGTCCAGACT GAAATGatgctttgtttttctgtcagTGGGGTTTTCAAGGAAG